A single region of the Streptomyces sp. NBC_00236 genome encodes:
- a CDS encoding LLM class F420-dependent oxidoreductase, whose amino-acid sequence MELSSPLTYAGDPRATADRAAALESVGLDAVWVAEAYGFDSPTIMGYLAARTERMRIGSAILNVYSRTPALIAQTAAGLDALSGGRAILGLGASGPQVVEGWHGRRYDRPLGRTREVIELSRRIWRREVIEHHGITDMPLPPEKGGTLGKPLKLLNHPVRDSIPVHVAALGPANVRMAAEIADGWLPFLYVPEHASEVWGGPLAEGAAKRDPALGPLSVVAGGLLAIGDDAEAVRDLMRPTVALYVGGMGAPGRNFYHDLVCSYGYEAAAAAVQEHYLAGRKKEAEAAVPAELLEQLCLAGPEGYVRDRVEVFREAGVTMLNVTPVGPDPARLIEQVRNWL is encoded by the coding sequence TGGGCCTCGACGCCGTGTGGGTGGCCGAGGCCTACGGCTTCGACTCGCCGACGATCATGGGATACCTCGCCGCGAGGACCGAGCGGATGCGGATCGGTTCGGCCATCCTCAACGTCTACTCACGCACCCCCGCGCTGATCGCCCAGACCGCGGCCGGACTGGACGCCCTCAGCGGCGGCCGCGCCATCCTCGGCCTCGGTGCCTCCGGGCCCCAGGTCGTCGAAGGCTGGCACGGCCGCCGATACGACCGCCCACTGGGCCGCACCCGTGAGGTGATCGAACTCTCCCGGCGGATCTGGCGGCGCGAGGTGATCGAGCACCACGGCATCACGGACATGCCGCTGCCGCCCGAGAAGGGCGGCACCCTCGGCAAGCCGCTGAAGCTGCTGAACCACCCGGTCCGCGACTCCATCCCGGTCCACGTCGCGGCGCTGGGCCCGGCCAACGTCAGGATGGCCGCCGAGATCGCCGACGGCTGGCTGCCGTTCCTGTACGTCCCCGAGCACGCCTCCGAGGTCTGGGGCGGGCCCCTGGCCGAGGGCGCCGCCAAGCGTGACCCCGCGCTCGGCCCGCTCTCCGTCGTGGCGGGCGGCCTGCTGGCCATCGGCGACGACGCCGAGGCGGTCCGTGACCTGATGCGCCCCACCGTCGCCCTGTACGTCGGCGGCATGGGAGCGCCCGGCCGCAACTTCTACCACGACCTCGTCTGCTCCTACGGCTACGAGGCCGCCGCGGCCGCCGTCCAGGAGCACTACCTCGCGGGCCGCAAGAAGGAGGCGGAGGCCGCCGTACCGGCAGAGCTGCTGGAGCAGCTCTGCCTGGCCGGTCCCGAGGGCTATGTCCGCGACCGTGTCGAGGTGTTCCGCGAGGCGGGCGTGACCATGCTCAACGTCACTCCCGTCGGCCCCGACCCCGCCCGGCTGATCGAGCAAGTGAGGAACTGGCTGTGA